In Clostridiaceae bacterium, the sequence GATATGGACTTTATTTCAGTATCCAGCTATGGAGAGTCCACTCACTCTTCAGGTATTGTGAGGATTATTAAAGACACAGATATTGATGTTAAAGGTAAACACGTATTAATAGTAGAGGACCTGGTAGATACAGGTTTAACTCTTAGGTATCTAAAAGATTTATTTAGGACAAGAGAGCCGTTAAGCGTAAAAGTATGTACAGCTTTTGATAAACCTTCAAGAAGAAAAGTAAATATTGCTATTGAATACCCTGGAATAGAAGTTCCGGATGAGTTTATTGTAGGTTATGGACTTGATTATGCAGGGAAATACCGTAATTTACCGGACATATGTGTAATTGAGGGAATAAAATAGAATAGAAACTTATTATTACTTATTATTATTGATAAACCATGGTGTTTATTGTTTTATGAACTCATAAATGATAATATAATTATAATATTTGTGATAAAGGATGGTCTCTTGTAAATATAAAGATATCTGCAAAACATATAAAAGCGAGGAGAGTGAGTTTTATTGAAACATTTCAAGGGTTTGAGCTTTTATATAGTATTATTTGTAATAGTCCTGTTTATACTGACCTTATTACAAAGTACTGAAAGCCCGATTGACTTAAGCTATTCAGACCTGCTTAGGGCAATAGATGATAATAATGTCAAATCGATAGTATTAGAGGGGAATGAGGCAACGGTTGAACTTATTAGCAGTCCATACCCCAGTATGAGGATAAATAAATTTATTGTTTATATACCAAGTGTTGAACAATTCATGCAAGAAATAGCCGGGCCTATTAAAGAAGGCCAATTTAGTTTTAAGACACAACCTCCGCCATCAGCTCCATGGTGGGTTGCAATTCTTCCTACTGTAGGACTTATAGTGATTGTTATTCTGTTCTGGGTGTTTTTCCTGCAGCAGTCCCAGGGAGGCGGAGGAAACAGGGTAATGTCCTTTGGAAAGAGCAGGGCAAAAATGAGTACAGATGAAAAGAAGAAAGTGACTTTTGATGACGTTGCGGGAGCAGATGAAGAGAAGGAAGAACTGAAAGAAATAGTTGAGTTTTTAAAATCACCGAAGAAGTTTGTTGAATTGGGAGCAAGAATTCCGAAGGGAGTCCTTCTGGTCGGACCTCCGGGAACAGGAAAGACTTTACTGGCAAAAGCTGTTTCAGGTGAAGCCGGAGTGCCATTTTTCAGCATAAGTGGATCAGATTTCGTAGAAATGTTTGTGGGAGTAGGTGCCTCCAGGGTAAGAGATCTTTTTGACCAGGCAAAGAAGAACGCACCAAGCATAGTTTTTATAGATGAAATTGATGCTGTTGGAAGACACAGAGGAGCAGGCCTTGGTGGTGGACATGATGAAAGAGAACAGACGTTGAACCAGCTGTTAGTAGAGATGGATGGCTTTGGAGTAAACGAGGGCGTAATAATCCTTGCTGCAACTAACAGGCCGGATATACTCGATCCTGCACTGTTAAGACCGGGAAGGTTTGACAGAAGAGTATATGTTGGATTACCTGATATTAAGGGTAGAGAAGAGATATTGAAGGTTCATGCAAGAGGAAAACCTTTAGATGATGATGTAAGGTTGGATGAATTAGCAAAAAGTACTCCCGGATTTACCGGAGCTGACCTGGAAAATCTTCTGAATGAAGCTGCTTTGCTGGCAGCCAGAAAGAATAAGAAAAAGATTGGAATGGAAGAAATAAAAGAAGCCACTTTTAAAGTTGTAGTAGGTCCTGAAAAGAGAAGCAGGGTTATGTCAGAAAAGGAAAAAAGGCTTACTGCATATCATGAGGCTGGTCATGCGATTGCTGTTAAGGTTGCATCATCAACTGATAAAGTTGACAGGATATCAATTATTCCTTCCGGAAGAGCCGGAGGATTTACAGCCTTTAAGCCGGACGAAGATAGGACTTACCAGACAAAATCTCAGCTGGAAGAAACCATAATTATTTCTCTTGGAGGTAGGGCAGCTGAGGATATTGTTCTTGGCGAAATAAGCACAGGTGCCTATAGCGACCTGAAAACAGCAAATACTGTAGCCAGAAATATGATAACAAAATATGGTATGAGCGAAAAATTAGGTAACATGATTTTTGGTGATGAAGGCTCAGAAGTATTCATTGGAAGAGATTTCGGTCATACCAAATACTATAGTGAAGAAATTGCAGCTGAAATTGATAAAGAAGTTAAGAGAATAATAGATTCAGCATATGAAAAAACATTAAAAATACTGAGAGATAATATTAATAAGCTCCATAAGATAGCAGAGGTATTGCTGGAGAAGGAAAAAATTGAAGGAGCTGAATTTGAAGAACTATTTGCCACCACTTAAAAAATGCAGCACAATCATAATACACTCGCTGAAATTTCAAAAAAGCGAGTGTTTTTATTTTCACT encodes:
- the hpt gene encoding hypoxanthine phosphoribosyltransferase, which encodes MGEKKKILVDREAIKQKVKELGSRISKDYEGQELVLIGVLKGGFMFLADLMREITIPVDMDFISVSSYGESTHSSGIVRIIKDTDIDVKGKHVLIVEDLVDTGLTLRYLKDLFRTREPLSVKVCTAFDKPSRRKVNIAIEYPGIEVPDEFIVGYGLDYAGKYRNLPDICVIEGIK
- a CDS encoding ATP-dependent metallopeptidase FtsH/Yme1/Tma family protein, which codes for MKHFKGLSFYIVLFVIVLFILTLLQSTESPIDLSYSDLLRAIDDNNVKSIVLEGNEATVELISSPYPSMRINKFIVYIPSVEQFMQEIAGPIKEGQFSFKTQPPPSAPWWVAILPTVGLIVIVILFWVFFLQQSQGGGGNRVMSFGKSRAKMSTDEKKKVTFDDVAGADEEKEELKEIVEFLKSPKKFVELGARIPKGVLLVGPPGTGKTLLAKAVSGEAGVPFFSISGSDFVEMFVGVGASRVRDLFDQAKKNAPSIVFIDEIDAVGRHRGAGLGGGHDEREQTLNQLLVEMDGFGVNEGVIILAATNRPDILDPALLRPGRFDRRVYVGLPDIKGREEILKVHARGKPLDDDVRLDELAKSTPGFTGADLENLLNEAALLAARKNKKKIGMEEIKEATFKVVVGPEKRSRVMSEKEKRLTAYHEAGHAIAVKVASSTDKVDRISIIPSGRAGGFTAFKPDEDRTYQTKSQLEETIIISLGGRAAEDIVLGEISTGAYSDLKTANTVARNMITKYGMSEKLGNMIFGDEGSEVFIGRDFGHTKYYSEEIAAEIDKEVKRIIDSAYEKTLKILRDNINKLHKIAEVLLEKEKIEGAEFEELFATT